The following proteins are encoded in a genomic region of Enterocloster clostridioformis:
- a CDS encoding VirD4-like conjugal transfer protein, CD1115 family: MSNIIEGITKDLKAIPKNLKAKAGGMDTKKLVLLNLPYIFVGYFCDKVAWLWRVSEGTNASDKMMAVMNRFDKLFANPLPSLHPRDLLIGVAGGIALRLVVYYKAKNAKKFRQGVEYGSARWGNAKDIEPYMDSVFENNVLLTQTERLMMSGRPKEPKYARNKNILVIGGSGSGKTRFFVKPNLMQMHSSYVVTDPKGTVLVECGKMLKRGKYKIKVLNTINFAKSMHYNPFAYIRSEKDILKLVNTIIVNTKGEGQQSGEDFWVKAEKLYYMALIAYIWYEAPEEEQNFAMLIDMIDASEAREDDENFKNAVDLLFEELEADKPNHFAVRQYKKYKLAAGKTAKSILISCGARLAPFDIKELRDLMEYDELELDTLGEEKTALFVIISDTDATFNFVVSIMYSQLFNLLCDKADDVYNGRLPVHVRMLLDEFANIGQIPQFEKLIATIRSREISASIILQSKSQLKAIYKDNADTIEGNCDTTLFLGGKEKTTLKELAEVLGKETIDLYNTSDTRGTSQSYGLNYQKTGKELMSQDEIAVMDGGKCIMQLRGVRPFFSDKFDITKHRRYKELSDFDPKNAFDIEDYVKHLHRMKVTPDTEVDDAFDCGEVGGDTTK, translated from the coding sequence TTGAGTAACATCATTGAGGGCATAACCAAAGACCTGAAAGCTATCCCGAAAAATCTGAAAGCAAAAGCAGGCGGTATGGATACCAAGAAGCTGGTGCTTTTGAATCTGCCCTATATCTTTGTTGGATATTTCTGTGATAAGGTTGCATGGCTGTGGAGAGTATCAGAAGGTACAAATGCTTCTGATAAGATGATGGCAGTCATGAACCGTTTTGATAAGCTGTTTGCCAATCCTTTGCCCAGCTTACACCCAAGAGATTTATTGATTGGTGTGGCAGGTGGCATAGCACTCCGACTTGTGGTGTATTACAAAGCCAAGAATGCCAAGAAGTTCCGGCAGGGTGTAGAATACGGCTCCGCAAGGTGGGGAAATGCCAAGGACATAGAGCCATATATGGACTCTGTGTTTGAAAATAATGTCCTTCTGACACAGACAGAACGGCTGATGATGTCCGGCAGACCGAAAGAGCCGAAGTATGCAAGAAATAAAAATATTCTTGTTATTGGTGGCTCCGGTTCCGGCAAGACTCGTTTTTTTGTGAAGCCAAATCTGATGCAGATGCACTCGTCTTATGTTGTCACTGATCCGAAAGGTACGGTACTGGTGGAGTGCGGAAAAATGTTAAAAAGGGGCAAGTACAAGATAAAAGTTTTGAATACCATAAACTTTGCTAAATCCATGCATTACAATCCTTTCGCCTACATTCGGAGCGAAAAGGATATTTTGAAACTTGTAAACACGATTATAGTCAACACCAAAGGAGAGGGACAGCAATCCGGTGAGGACTTTTGGGTCAAGGCGGAAAAGCTCTATTACATGGCACTTATCGCTTATATCTGGTATGAAGCTCCGGAAGAGGAGCAAAATTTCGCAATGCTGATTGATATGATAGATGCCAGCGAAGCCAGAGAGGACGATGAGAATTTCAAAAATGCCGTAGATTTATTGTTTGAGGAGCTGGAAGCGGATAAACCCAATCATTTTGCAGTAAGACAGTACAAGAAGTACAAACTTGCTGCCGGAAAGACAGCGAAATCAATTTTGATTAGCTGCGGTGCGAGGTTAGCACCATTTGATATTAAGGAGCTGCGTGACCTTATGGAATATGACGAGCTGGAACTTGATACTCTGGGAGAGGAAAAGACGGCATTATTCGTTATTATTTCCGATACCGATGCCACATTTAATTTTGTGGTATCAATCATGTATTCACAGCTCTTTAACCTGCTTTGTGATAAAGCAGATGATGTTTATAACGGAAGGCTCCCGGTTCATGTGCGTATGCTCCTTGATGAGTTTGCGAACATCGGGCAGATTCCACAGTTTGAGAAGCTGATCGCTACAATCCGTAGCCGTGAAATATCAGCTTCTATTATTTTGCAGTCAAAATCCCAGCTCAAGGCGATTTATAAGGACAATGCCGACACTATAGAGGGCAACTGTGATACCACCTTATTCCTTGGAGGAAAGGAAAAGACCACGTTAAAAGAGTTGGCGGAAGTATTGGGTAAAGAAACGATTGACCTTTATAATACCTCGGATACAAGAGGTACGAGCCAGTCCTACGGTCTGAATTACCAAAAGACCGGAAAAGAGCTTATGAGTCAGGATGAGATAGCGGTCATGGATGGCGGAAAATGTATCATGCAGCTTAGGGGTGTGAGACCTTTTTTCTCAGATAAGTTTGATATAACAAAGCACAGGCGATACAAGGAGCTGTCCGATTTTGACCCGAAAAATGCCTTTGACATTGAGGACTATGTGAAACATCTGCATCGCATGAAGGTCACACCGGACACAGAGGTAGATGATGCCTTTGATTGTGGAGAAGTTGGGGGCGATACAACGAAATAG
- a CDS encoding PrgI family protein: MAISVAVPKNLSGIKTKVAMNLTKRQLICFGAAGAVGIPFYIFTKDIIGTQASALIMVAVMLPFFFLAMYEKDGFPAEKILYFMIRQKFLTPGIRPYKSENLYNQLEEQEKMKKEVSYLEAKAKGKITGQ, encoded by the coding sequence ATGGCAATATCAGTCGCAGTGCCGAAGAATTTAAGCGGCATCAAGACAAAGGTGGCAATGAATCTGACAAAACGTCAGCTCATCTGTTTTGGTGCGGCAGGTGCGGTTGGAATTCCTTTTTATATCTTTACCAAAGATATCATCGGGACACAGGCATCCGCACTGATCATGGTGGCTGTCATGCTGCCGTTTTTCTTTCTGGCAATGTATGAAAAGGACGGTTTTCCGGCAGAAAAGATTCTGTACTTTATGATAAGGCAGAAATTCCTCACACCGGGAATACGCCCCTATAAATCAGAAAATCTCTACAATCAGTTAGAGGAACAGGAAAAAATGAAGAAGGAGGTGAGTTACCTTGAAGCAAAAGCCAAAGGCAAAATTACAGGGCAGTAA
- a CDS encoding VirB4-like conjugal transfer ATPase, CD1110 family, translated as MKQKPKAKLQGSKGKNTKPKAGLSFSEKKRLKELQRTLAGNHKEQEKPTTAQNTITFKKMFRDGICQVTSDFYTKMVEFYDINYDLLEIEDQGEILEEYSQLINYFDPSIRFELFLFNRQVNEQTLIDQFDIPLQGDDFDDIREEYTEMLKKQAAKGNNGIIKSKYLIFGTECKGYKEAKSKLNNIEKDVIKNLLNLGTHAKSLDGKERLRILHEYFNQDTMEPFRFSFKELAESGKSVKDYIAPPGFDFRYPSRFKAGKMYGSVHYLDIIAPRFNDELLKKLLDIDDNLTITMHMQTMDPVKAIKMLKGALTNIQKMKIEEQKKAVRSGYDMDILPTDIITYEKDTLELLDDLNTSNQKIIKMTFLITCYGRSKRELENITQRVSGIIQQANCNLRCLQYLQEQGLMASAPIGCNDTGIERVLTTKSTAILVPFCTQELFMPSPAIYYGLNALSNNMIMADRKRLRTPNGVILGTPGSGKSFSAKREILSCFLMTRDDVIICDPEGEYFALVGALHGQVVKLATNSKDYLNPMDIQLSHKGDKEALKLKSDFIITLCDLIAGGKDGLENDEKGIIDECIRHIYDSYFENPVPENMPILEDLYNALLDHKNAKAERIANSLVLYVHGSQNYFNHRTNVDSKNRIMCFDIRDLGNQLKELGMLIVQDAVWNRVSQNRERKIATRYYCDEFHLLLKERQTAIYSVEIWKRFRKWGGIPTGLTQNVGDFLKSEEIEGILGNSDFVYLLNQNAKDQAILADKLGLSEKQLSHVTNSEPGSGLILFDNVVIPFVDKYPTDTKTYAIMNTKPEESVKQEDVD; from the coding sequence TTGAAGCAAAAGCCAAAGGCAAAATTACAGGGCAGTAAAGGGAAAAATACCAAGCCTAAAGCGGGCTTAAGTTTTTCTGAAAAGAAAAGGCTAAAAGAGCTTCAGCGTACTCTTGCGGGAAACCATAAGGAACAGGAGAAACCTACCACGGCACAGAATACCATTACATTCAAAAAGATGTTCCGTGATGGTATCTGTCAGGTGACTTCTGATTTCTACACAAAAATGGTGGAATTTTATGATATAAATTATGATCTTCTGGAAATAGAGGACCAGGGGGAGATTTTGGAGGAGTACAGCCAGCTCATCAATTATTTTGACCCGTCTATCAGATTTGAACTGTTTTTATTTAACAGGCAGGTCAACGAGCAGACGCTGATAGACCAGTTTGACATTCCTTTGCAGGGAGATGATTTTGACGATATCCGTGAGGAATACACGGAAATGTTAAAGAAGCAGGCTGCAAAGGGCAACAATGGTATCATTAAATCAAAATATCTTATTTTTGGTACGGAGTGTAAGGGATATAAGGAAGCGAAATCAAAACTGAATAACATTGAAAAGGATGTTATCAAAAACTTATTAAACCTTGGAACCCACGCCAAAAGCCTTGACGGAAAGGAACGTCTGCGTATCCTGCATGAGTATTTTAATCAGGATACCATGGAGCCTTTCCGTTTTTCATTTAAGGAGCTGGCAGAGTCCGGTAAGAGTGTAAAGGACTACATTGCACCGCCGGGCTTTGACTTCCGTTATCCAAGCCGATTTAAGGCAGGAAAGATGTATGGCAGTGTCCATTATCTGGATATTATTGCACCACGTTTTAATGATGAGCTGTTAAAGAAGCTCCTTGATATTGATGATAACCTGACCATTACCATGCACATGCAGACGATGGACCCCGTGAAGGCAATCAAGATGTTAAAGGGTGCTTTGACCAATATTCAGAAGATGAAGATTGAGGAGCAGAAAAAGGCAGTCCGCAGTGGGTATGACATGGATATTCTTCCTACGGATATTATCACTTATGAAAAGGATACGCTGGAACTGCTTGACGATCTGAACACCAGTAACCAGAAGATTATCAAAATGACTTTCTTAATTACCTGTTATGGCAGGAGCAAAAGGGAGCTTGAAAATATTACGCAGAGGGTGTCCGGCATTATTCAGCAGGCAAACTGTAACCTAAGATGTTTGCAGTATTTGCAGGAGCAGGGACTTATGGCTTCCGCACCGATTGGATGCAATGATACGGGAATTGAGCGTGTGCTTACCACAAAGAGTACCGCTATTCTTGTACCGTTCTGTACGCAGGAATTATTTATGCCTTCACCGGCAATCTACTATGGTTTAAATGCCCTGTCAAACAACATGATCATGGCAGACAGAAAGCGGCTTCGTACACCAAACGGAGTGATTTTAGGAACACCCGGTAGTGGTAAGTCCTTTAGTGCAAAAAGGGAGATTTTATCCTGCTTTCTTATGACAAGGGATGATGTGATTATCTGTGACCCTGAGGGCGAGTATTTTGCCCTTGTGGGAGCTTTGCATGGGCAGGTGGTAAAGCTGGCAACCAATTCCAAAGACTATCTGAACCCGATGGATATTCAGTTAAGCCATAAGGGGGATAAGGAAGCTCTGAAATTAAAGAGTGATTTTATCATTACCCTGTGTGATCTGATTGCCGGAGGAAAGGACGGTCTGGAGAATGATGAGAAGGGCATCATTGATGAATGTATCCGTCATATCTATGATTCCTATTTCGAAAATCCGGTACCGGAGAATATGCCTATCCTTGAGGATTTGTATAATGCCCTTTTAGACCATAAGAATGCGAAAGCAGAGCGTATTGCCAATTCCCTTGTGCTGTATGTGCATGGTTCGCAGAATTATTTTAATCACCGCACTAACGTGGACAGTAAGAACCGTATCATGTGCTTTGATATCAGGGATTTGGGAAACCAGTTGAAAGAGCTGGGTATGCTCATCGTACAGGATGCCGTATGGAACAGGGTGTCGCAGAACAGGGAGAGAAAAATCGCTACCCGTTATTACTGTGATGAGTTCCACCTTCTTCTAAAGGAGAGGCAGACTGCCATTTATTCAGTGGAAATCTGGAAGCGTTTCAGAAAATGGGGCGGTATTCCGACAGGTCTGACACAGAATGTGGGTGACTTCTTAAAGTCGGAGGAAATCGAGGGTATTCTTGGTAACTCTGATTTTGTTTATCTGCTGAACCAGAATGCAAAGGATCAGGCGATACTTGCTGATAAGCTGGGGCTTTCGGAAAAACAGCTTTCCCATGTGACCAATTCAGAGCCGGGTTCCGGTCTGATTCTGTTTGATAACGTGGTGATTCCTTTTGTGGATAAATACCCGACAGACACAAAGACCTATGCGATTATGAATACCAAACCGGAAGAAAGTGTAAAGCAGGAGGATGTTGATTAG
- a CDS encoding CD1107 family mobile element protein produces the protein MKKMKLSSKAVLSLILSAVLFCMPALGFAMNGNYAVSVHAEDTEPESSSEENRTENDTEPETESGSEENSTEEHTVSGGDVKEPECTCEDKCGAYEYDHNCEVCVKDYKLCAYKKPNVTIQINQPDGWHNDKATVTFTVADVAHTGNFEIAKIQAKVGQNGSWTDVTEDRKLEVSENCTVYVQVTDQKDHTYERSRAIKCFDTTKPTLNAAVSDGLLSVQVHDTDSGAKAVYVNGYEFTDLTNGTLNIRLQQFDAGYEYFTISAMDNAGNMSEVYKTKNPYYKDPADESDENPAEQLPVNAEATKPGSATGTVTEHTKTDSDGNTTSQTSPAEQKKQAMAEADASEKGENEDKESKQSGQGKEFYTIQTASDKVFYLIIDRDGEEEVVYFLTEITENDLLNTTSDNSETLPKNSAALESAIPTSESALPNNNAEQENKQEEAAEDTEGTEEDTESTEEPEETEVKEQANPMISYILMGGLAVAVIGGAYYFKVVRKKKEDFIEDEDEDEEDNEEYENEDEESEGSSDDDFFEEQEEE, from the coding sequence ATGAAAAAAATGAAACTATCATCTAAGGCGGTGTTATCGCTTATTTTATCAGCGGTTTTATTCTGTATGCCCGCTTTGGGATTTGCCATGAACGGGAATTATGCAGTGAGTGTTCATGCGGAGGATACAGAGCCGGAAAGTAGTTCTGAGGAAAACAGAACCGAGAATGATACAGAGCCGGAAACAGAAAGCGGTTCTGAAGAAAACAGCACGGAAGAGCATACGGTATCCGGTGGCGATGTAAAAGAACCGGAGTGTACCTGTGAGGATAAATGTGGTGCGTATGAATACGACCATAATTGCGAAGTATGCGTGAAAGATTATAAGCTCTGTGCATATAAAAAGCCGAATGTCACAATCCAGATCAATCAGCCGGATGGGTGGCATAATGACAAAGCAACCGTGACATTTACGGTTGCGGATGTGGCACACACAGGAAATTTTGAAATTGCCAAGATTCAGGCGAAGGTAGGACAGAATGGAAGCTGGACGGATGTGACAGAGGACAGAAAGCTGGAGGTTTCTGAAAACTGTACGGTGTATGTACAGGTCACTGACCAGAAGGATCATACCTATGAGAGAAGCCGTGCAATCAAATGTTTTGACACCACAAAGCCTACGCTTAATGCTGCGGTCAGTGACGGACTTTTGAGTGTACAGGTACATGATACGGATTCCGGAGCGAAAGCAGTCTATGTTAACGGATATGAATTTACAGACCTTACAAACGGAACTTTGAATATCCGCCTGCAGCAATTTGATGCGGGGTATGAGTATTTTACCATTTCAGCAATGGACAATGCCGGAAATATGTCGGAGGTCTACAAGACGAAAAATCCATACTACAAAGACCCGGCAGATGAGAGTGATGAAAATCCGGCAGAACAGCTTCCGGTTAATGCAGAAGCTACCAAGCCGGGAAGTGCCACAGGAACCGTAACAGAGCATACAAAGACAGACAGTGATGGAAATACCACTTCACAGACAAGTCCTGCGGAGCAGAAAAAGCAGGCAATGGCGGAAGCGGATGCTTCGGAGAAAGGAGAGAATGAGGATAAGGAGAGTAAGCAGTCCGGGCAGGGCAAGGAATTTTATACCATTCAGACGGCATCGGACAAGGTGTTTTATCTGATTATCGACAGGGATGGTGAGGAAGAAGTGGTCTATTTCCTGACAGAGATTACGGAAAATGACTTGCTGAATACCACATCTGATAACAGCGAGACCTTACCGAAAAACTCTGCCGCATTAGAGTCTGCAATCCCGACTTCTGAAAGTGCATTGCCAAATAATAATGCAGAACAGGAAAATAAGCAGGAGGAAGCTGCGGAAGATACAGAGGGAACCGAGGAAGATACAGAAAGCACCGAGGAACCGGAAGAAACGGAGGTTAAAGAGCAGGCAAATCCTATGATTTCCTATATCCTTATGGGAGGTCTTGCAGTGGCAGTAATCGGAGGTGCGTATTATTTCAAAGTGGTACGCAAAAAGAAAGAGGATTTCATCGAGGACGAAGATGAGGACGAGGAAGATAACGAAGAATATGAGAACGAAGATGAGGAATCAGAGGGAAGTTCGGATGATGATTTCTTTGAGGAACAGGAGGAAGAATAA
- a CDS encoding CD1108 family mobile element protein, producing MAENKKDKSAEFARDKSAFSKGGSEKGTASQKVQRKHSGTHQPRDANDTSGDVPKKEQSETFGQNVQKSGNSAKRRNKKQYQKQDTFGHSENPSAEQKDLKSENTDADSKRKSDFSQEDNTFTEEGNREQEEHQQKDDYHRRDTYHQSEKKGKYHRREYQNRERTKQSDFERDFQTNDKAFTEGMEPDFHGSKKLDRLQNKAEKAGKKTEAARKKIPKKKEYSFERVFDEKTGKAKYVLTAVEKEKQFKPDSPVKVVAGRVGAEYSNFAHGKVAEVEKENSAVEGAHKTEQTAENVYHFVKRNHKSGLQRKKEKVAKLEKKQFKKEVNFRYQKFLEENPQMQEKTLKKQMQKRLQKQRIKREYAKARRAGQAAKNTKEAAAKSANFVTKVAKKIQEIASRNVSLLVTIGIFALLLIMIMTAISSCGAMFSDGMSTTLAGSYMSVPAEIDAADLAFSELEMELQKEINDIETDYPDYDEYRYNLDAIGHDPFVLISYLSAVHTEFTASDVQSEIESLFEEMYELTLNPTTETRTRTVTDPETGEETEEEYTVTILEVTLTATDLGVVVAGHMNEEQKEIYALYNETHGLTQQFYTPLNLYWYSYVSSYYGYRINPVTGQEQFHRGVDIAVPTGTTVLAAMDGTVTTATYDASYGNYVVIEDSNGYCTKYAHMDTLSVSAGQTVTHGTTIGTTGNTGSSTGSHLHIECLYNGEYYNPLFYFDVGEGTLYGESPGGGGSPGNVIPPDSYDDATVQALMEEAARYLGYPYVWGGSSPSTSFDCSGFVCWVFTNSGVHNLPRTTAQGIYDQCTPVSAADAKAGDIIFFTGTYNSPGPVSHVGIYCGNGVMIHCGDPIKYASINTPYWQSHFYSFGRLN from the coding sequence GTGGCAGAGAATAAAAAAGACAAGTCGGCTGAGTTTGCAAGGGATAAGAGTGCTTTTTCTAAAGGTGGCTCCGAAAAGGGAACTGCTTCGCAAAAAGTACAGCGTAAGCATTCCGGTACACATCAGCCAAGAGATGCAAATGACACTTCCGGAGATGTTCCGAAAAAGGAACAGTCTGAAACTTTTGGACAGAATGTCCAGAAGTCGGGGAATTCAGCAAAACGCAGAAATAAAAAGCAGTATCAGAAGCAGGACACTTTTGGACACAGTGAAAATCCTTCCGCAGAGCAGAAGGATTTGAAGTCTGAGAATACGGATGCGGACAGTAAGAGGAAAAGCGATTTTTCGCAGGAAGATAATACTTTTACAGAGGAAGGTAACAGGGAGCAGGAGGAACATCAGCAAAAGGATGATTACCACCGCAGGGATACCTACCACCAATCCGAGAAAAAAGGAAAATACCACAGACGGGAGTATCAGAACAGGGAACGTACAAAACAATCTGATTTTGAACGTGATTTCCAAACGAATGACAAAGCCTTTACGGAAGGGATGGAACCGGATTTTCATGGAAGCAAAAAATTAGACAGATTGCAAAATAAGGCAGAGAAAGCCGGGAAAAAGACCGAAGCTGCAAGAAAGAAGATACCTAAGAAAAAGGAGTATTCCTTTGAGCGTGTCTTTGATGAAAAGACAGGAAAAGCAAAATATGTGCTGACTGCCGTGGAAAAAGAAAAGCAATTCAAACCGGATAGTCCGGTAAAAGTGGTTGCAGGCAGGGTAGGTGCAGAATATTCCAATTTTGCCCATGGCAAGGTTGCCGAAGTGGAGAAAGAAAATTCTGCTGTGGAAGGAGCACATAAGACGGAACAGACAGCAGAGAATGTCTATCATTTTGTGAAACGCAATCATAAAAGCGGATTGCAAAGGAAGAAAGAGAAAGTCGCAAAGCTGGAGAAAAAGCAGTTTAAGAAAGAGGTCAATTTCCGGTATCAGAAGTTTTTGGAAGAAAACCCACAGATGCAGGAAAAGACCCTGAAAAAGCAGATGCAGAAACGATTGCAGAAACAGCGTATCAAGCGGGAGTATGCAAAGGCAAGGCGGGCAGGACAGGCAGCAAAAAATACAAAGGAAGCGGCTGCAAAATCAGCCAATTTTGTTACCAAGGTTGCCAAGAAAATACAGGAGATAGCAAGCAGGAATGTTTCGCTTCTGGTAACAATCGGTATCTTTGCACTGCTTCTGATTATGATCATGACAGCCATATCGTCCTGTGGAGCGATGTTCTCAGATGGTATGAGTACCACACTGGCAGGAAGCTATATGAGTGTTCCGGCAGAGATTGATGCTGCGGACCTAGCGTTTTCCGAGCTGGAAATGGAATTGCAGAAAGAAATCAATGACATAGAAACGGACTATCCGGATTATGACGAATACCGCTACAATCTGGATGCCATAGGGCATGACCCGTTTGTTTTAATCAGTTACCTGTCGGCAGTACATACGGAATTTACGGCAAGTGACGTACAAAGTGAGATAGAAAGCCTTTTTGAAGAAATGTATGAGCTGACCTTAAATCCTACCACGGAGACGAGGACAAGGACTGTAACAGATCCGGAAACGGGTGAGGAGACGGAAGAAGAATACACCGTAACCATACTTGAAGTAACACTGACAGCCACCGATCTGGGTGTGGTGGTAGCCGGACACATGAATGAGGAGCAGAAAGAAATCTATGCTCTTTACAATGAAACCCATGGACTGACACAGCAGTTTTATACACCGCTCAATCTGTATTGGTATAGCTATGTGTCGAGTTATTACGGCTACCGTATCAATCCGGTCACAGGGCAGGAACAGTTTCACCGTGGTGTGGATATAGCGGTGCCCACAGGGACAACCGTGCTGGCAGCGATGGATGGAACGGTTACAACAGCAACCTATGATGCTTCTTATGGTAATTATGTTGTGATAGAGGACAGCAATGGTTACTGCACCAAGTATGCACACATGGATACATTAAGTGTCAGTGCCGGACAGACTGTTACACACGGAACAACCATAGGAACAACGGGAAATACGGGAAGCAGTACCGGAAGCCACCTTCATATCGAGTGTTTGTATAACGGGGAGTATTATAACCCGTTATTTTACTTTGATGTGGGTGAGGGAACTCTTTATGGAGAAAGTCCGGGTGGTGGCGGTTCGCCGGGAAATGTCATACCACCTGATTCCTATGATGATGCAACAGTACAGGCACTAATGGAGGAAGCAGCAAGATATCTTGGCTATCCGTATGTTTGGGGCGGTTCTTCTCCGTCCACAAGTTTTGACTGTTCCGGCTTTGTATGCTGGGTATTTACCAACAGCGGCGTACATAATCTGCCAAGAACCACGGCACAGGGCATATATGACCAGTGTACTCCGGTGTCAGCGGCAGATGCCAAGGCTGGGGACATTATATTTTTTACAGGTACTTACAATTCGCCGGGACCTGTCAGCCATGTGGGTATCTATTGCGGAAATGGTGTGATGATACACTGTGGTGACCCAATCAAATATGCTTCTATCAATACACCATACTGGCAGAGCCATTTCTACAGTTTTGGAAGATTAAATTAA
- a CDS encoding VirB6/TrbL-like conjugal transfer protein, CD1112 family, giving the protein MGSIIEKITEFIKEMLQGWVLDNLETMFTDVNTKVGTIAGEVGQTPSSWNAGIFSMIDNLSDTVMVPIAGMIISAILCYELITMVMDKNNMHEMGSEFFFRYLVKACIAVLLVSYTSDITMAIFDVGNHIVTSAAGVITGSTTLDVTSTLQSMFNSQLSTMGIGELIGLGIETMIVSLCMKIISLLITVMLYGRMIEIYLYVSVAPVPFATLSNREWGGIGSNYIKGLCALAFQGFFIMVCVAIYAVLVSSVAVAGNLHTALWSVAAYTVILCFSLFKTGSLSKSIFNAH; this is encoded by the coding sequence ATGGGGTCAATCATTGAGAAAATCACTGAATTTATAAAGGAAATGCTGCAAGGATGGGTGCTGGACAATCTTGAAACGATGTTTACTGACGTGAATACGAAAGTAGGAACAATTGCCGGAGAGGTTGGGCAGACACCCAGCTCTTGGAACGCAGGTATTTTTTCCATGATAGATAACCTGTCAGATACAGTCATGGTGCCCATAGCAGGGATGATCATCAGTGCGATTCTCTGCTATGAGCTGATTACCATGGTAATGGATAAGAATAACATGCATGAGATGGGAAGCGAGTTTTTCTTCCGTTATCTTGTGAAAGCATGTATTGCGGTATTGCTTGTCAGCTATACCTCTGACATTACCATGGCAATTTTTGATGTGGGCAACCATATCGTTACAAGTGCAGCAGGAGTCATTACAGGTTCCACGACACTTGATGTGACGAGTACATTACAGTCCATGTTTAACAGCCAGCTCTCCACCATGGGGATAGGCGAACTGATAGGACTTGGAATAGAGACCATGATTGTCAGCTTATGTATGAAGATCATTTCCCTGCTAATCACCGTCATGCTATATGGGCGAATGATTGAAATATACCTTTATGTTTCAGTGGCTCCGGTTCCGTTTGCAACACTCAGTAACCGGGAATGGGGCGGTATCGGAAGTAACTATATCAAGGGACTTTGTGCTTTGGCATTTCAGGGATTTTTCATCATGGTATGTGTGGCAATCTATGCAGTGCTGGTATCCAGTGTTGCAGTTGCAGGAAATCTTCACACGGCTTTATGGTCGGTGGCAGCATATACCGTTATCCTGTGCTTCAGCTTATTTAAGACAGGTTCCCTTAGCAAATCTATTTTTAATGCACATTAA
- a CDS encoding PcfB family protein, with the protein MQEEVTQKTIALVIKTAKLDANVLKAAMRMYLNHRRQKAQKTHGKTSVKKLVGEGVGVSSIEVTDGNIKSFERVARKYNVDFAVKKDKTTDPPKYVVFFKGRDADAVAQAFKEFVYGNEKRKSRTSVREKLKRFRDAVSQNKNRERSREKNKDRGQSL; encoded by the coding sequence ATGCAAGAGGAAGTAACGCAGAAAACAATTGCTCTTGTAATTAAGACCGCTAAACTGGATGCCAACGTCTTGAAAGCTGCAATGCGGATGTATCTGAACCACCGCAGGCAGAAAGCACAGAAAACGCATGGTAAAACTTCTGTGAAAAAGCTGGTTGGCGAAGGCGTGGGAGTTTCGTCTATCGAAGTGACGGACGGCAATATCAAATCCTTTGAGCGGGTAGCTCGTAAATATAATGTTGATTTCGCCGTCAAGAAAGACAAGACAACGGACCCGCCGAAATATGTGGTATTTTTCAAGGGCAGGGATGCCGATGCGGTAGCACAGGCATTCAAGGAATTTGTTTATGGTAATGAGAAACGAAAGAGCAGAACTTCCGTAAGGGAGAAACTGAAACGCTTCAGGGATGCAGTATCACAGAATAAGAACAGAGAACGGAGCCGGGAAAAGAATAAGGACAGGGGGCAGAGCCTTTGA
- a CDS encoding cell envelope biogenesis protein TolA: MTKERIEKELLKVREQLAGLQARQKDLEEQLQMAEDAEKMKFIEKNKISLERLILLNKVSEEEILHLLKKKEQEEQIQQSEKEAVSHEKNETII; the protein is encoded by the coding sequence ATGACAAAGGAAAGAATTGAAAAAGAGCTTCTGAAAGTCCGGGAGCAGCTTGCAGGATTGCAGGCAAGGCAGAAGGACTTAGAGGAGCAGTTACAGATGGCAGAGGATGCGGAGAAGATGAAATTCATTGAGAAAAATAAAATCTCTCTGGAACGGCTGATTTTACTGAACAAAGTCAGTGAGGAAGAAATCCTTCATCTGTTAAAGAAAAAGGAACAGGAAGAACAGATACAACAATCAGAAAAGGAGGCAGTAAGCCATGAAAAAAATGAAACTATCATCTAA
- a CDS encoding Maff2 family mobile element protein, producing the protein MSFFTTAVTGLKTVVTAIGAGVGVWGVINLLEGYGNDNPGAKSQGIKQLMSGGGIIIVAQTVIPQLSTLFS; encoded by the coding sequence ATGTCATTTTTTACAACAGCAGTAACAGGATTAAAGACGGTAGTAACCGCAATCGGAGCAGGTGTAGGCGTGTGGGGAGTTATCAATCTCCTGGAGGGTTATGGTAATGATAATCCCGGTGCAAAGTCACAGGGTATCAAGCAGCTTATGTCCGGAGGCGGTATTATTATCGTAGCACAGACGGTGATTCCACAGCTTTCAACGCTGTTCTCATAA